In one window of Crocosphaera subtropica ATCC 51142 DNA:
- a CDS encoding DUF3987 domain-containing protein: MKFPQIDRNLAQRQLALLGHNINKPVYLRFFYPSDDPRKDGDSGRKADRLNWNQIEQYQKEGRGAYVVVNGGGHKNSDVTQGTAIFIEHDDLEKDIQRELWKTLELPEPTFQVDTGGKSVHSYWVFETPIEIEKWSQLQKDLLEYADGDRSIKNPARVMRLAGGWHISYDENGNPIYNQTKIISASAKTYSFEELRELIPEKKERLPLVEAANHRDFVNNVSDNLSTSSLPRHPEQISVPVSSSVPLLQCCRKEVREWVTTGVPKGCKRNDTAINVGLELIAVEGYLQTIGQSYSDSAASLFHEFCQRSGMTASEEDERYQWCQKTNSDPSCPPEAIEACIRAWYWKEVVQPQKRQNQILSEGRQKTATKENKKEEQPKINLLDAVKEIIKELPQDSLRYMALINLAARTGYQYREIELLARTIEREETLDEETAEAIASLSTNLNLYQQRLDISRYLEKDFAGLMIDAANAMPTAPEYLFNTLLPVVAACGGTSSTVVANGTGGYEQPLIFWTGNVAHSGQAKTPPQQVIIKPLTDLEAEAADKYNLLKREYEQDKSGDIPSPTRERFMMTNVTITTKMRIHGENPRGLLEYMDELSSDFRRLNQYKKGGVGDDKEQELSFFNGSSISYDRSDSRLFLDKTALSKTGTIQWDTLSKLMDNSGFIESGYMARFLLCSIGNAPKRYLDLFQETNAVPDLQHKLRWLYEQMRELPEQTYLLDHDAKVLFQAWNHTLVDFGIREYNHALSLVYPKIECYTLRLALWLHLVNSLLRGEKPHLVIDGETMKAAIEMGSFYLGQHRLIFTNTDSSNELEGILLKIHTKALNVYQQTEKGVSASWAKKNFNALKKMSTDQIRAKYFQVLAGNGYGKLEGVGKSMKYIPFEQRFCFSDTHNLEVDDSCKSSGNSMEVSIAEMPIQTCFKEKVAKIDDSTYSKIIDNILDNQSACVSASTTTTFPISELTPNNHQLINQSQSKLDAKSLTEVEPPPQSENQPPKTNTDIEWLIKLLEDLEQAYSLHTGDEWLALLSEAEEKINGIDGFDQQYPNYWTRIWAAFPDTEEETESTPTLDELKSLLLACQTWVQLKQLQKQHPELCVAAYKALTPSEQTKLDAIAATEVNQEVYKYVGPQRKVDGVEIQPGTLVYLDPQSNQKNRVHLRVRLLQGINQGWQKVVEISKDALQAVEKAVNDGLDVIEGQQSNLLDEIS; encoded by the coding sequence ATGAAATTCCCACAAATTGATCGCAATTTAGCTCAACGTCAGTTAGCTCTGTTAGGACACAACATCAACAAACCTGTGTACTTGCGATTTTTCTACCCAAGTGACGATCCACGCAAAGACGGAGACTCAGGAAGAAAAGCAGACCGACTTAATTGGAACCAAATTGAACAGTACCAAAAAGAAGGACGTGGGGCTTATGTGGTAGTAAATGGGGGTGGACATAAAAACTCCGATGTGACCCAAGGAACTGCAATTTTTATTGAGCATGATGACCTAGAAAAAGATATCCAACGCGAACTTTGGAAGACATTGGAACTCCCCGAACCCACATTCCAAGTGGACACCGGTGGGAAATCTGTGCATTCCTACTGGGTATTTGAAACACCGATAGAGATAGAAAAATGGTCCCAGTTGCAAAAAGACCTCCTCGAATATGCAGATGGCGATCGCTCAATTAAGAACCCTGCGCGAGTAATGAGGTTAGCAGGGGGATGGCACATATCCTATGATGAAAACGGAAACCCTATTTATAACCAAACAAAGATTATCTCTGCATCAGCCAAGACTTATAGTTTTGAAGAACTACGAGAACTGATTCCAGAGAAAAAAGAACGGCTACCCCTAGTAGAAGCAGCCAACCACCGTGATTTTGTAAACAATGTTTCAGACAATTTAAGCACGTCTAGTTTACCACGACATCCTGAGCAGATAAGTGTTCCCGTATCGTCGTCGGTTCCGTTGTTGCAATGTTGCCGAAAGGAAGTCAGGGAATGGGTAACTACAGGAGTTCCCAAAGGGTGTAAACGAAACGATACAGCAATTAATGTCGGCTTAGAACTGATTGCGGTTGAGGGATACTTGCAAACCATAGGGCAAAGTTACAGTGACTCAGCTGCTTCGTTGTTCCATGAATTCTGTCAACGTAGTGGGATGACGGCTTCAGAAGAGGATGAAAGATACCAATGGTGCCAAAAGACTAATAGTGACCCAAGTTGCCCTCCAGAAGCCATAGAAGCGTGTATTAGAGCATGGTATTGGAAGGAAGTGGTTCAACCTCAGAAACGACAGAATCAAATCTTGTCAGAGGGAAGACAAAAAACAGCAACTAAGGAGAATAAGAAAGAGGAACAACCTAAGATTAATCTCCTTGATGCAGTCAAAGAAATTATCAAAGAACTGCCTCAAGACTCATTGAGATATATGGCCTTAATTAACTTAGCAGCCCGAACCGGTTATCAATACCGTGAAATAGAGTTATTAGCCAGAACCATAGAAAGAGAAGAAACCCTAGATGAAGAAACAGCAGAAGCGATCGCATCCTTATCAACAAACCTGAATCTATACCAACAACGATTAGACATCAGCCGATACTTAGAGAAAGACTTTGCAGGGTTAATGATAGATGCAGCCAATGCGATGCCAACAGCCCCGGAGTATTTATTTAATACGCTATTGCCAGTTGTAGCCGCCTGTGGAGGAACGAGTTCAACAGTGGTGGCTAATGGGACAGGAGGATATGAACAGCCGTTGATTTTCTGGACGGGAAATGTGGCCCACTCAGGACAAGCCAAGACACCACCGCAACAGGTGATTATTAAACCATTGACTGACTTAGAAGCAGAAGCAGCCGATAAATACAATCTTTTGAAACGGGAATATGAACAAGATAAATCAGGGGATATTCCCAGTCCCACCAGGGAAAGATTCATGATGACTAATGTAACCATCACCACCAAGATGAGGATACATGGTGAAAATCCAAGGGGCTTATTGGAATATATGGATGAGTTATCCAGTGATTTTCGTCGGTTGAATCAATATAAGAAAGGAGGTGTAGGTGACGATAAAGAACAAGAATTAAGCTTCTTTAATGGTAGTTCGATTAGTTATGACCGCAGTGATTCTCGGTTATTCCTAGATAAAACCGCTTTAAGTAAAACCGGAACGATCCAATGGGATACCTTATCTAAGTTGATGGATAATTCTGGTTTTATCGAATCAGGATACATGGCCCGGTTCTTATTGTGTTCCATTGGGAATGCCCCAAAACGGTACTTAGACCTATTCCAAGAAACCAATGCGGTTCCCGACTTACAACACAAGTTAAGGTGGCTCTATGAGCAAATGAGAGAATTACCCGAACAGACATATTTGCTAGACCACGATGCTAAAGTTTTATTTCAAGCATGGAACCATACCTTAGTGGATTTTGGCATCAGAGAATATAACCATGCCTTAAGTCTGGTCTATCCCAAAATAGAATGTTACACCCTTCGCTTGGCCTTATGGTTGCATTTAGTTAATTCCTTGTTACGAGGAGAAAAACCGCATCTAGTCATTGATGGGGAAACTATGAAAGCCGCCATTGAAATGGGTTCGTTTTACTTAGGTCAACATCGACTCATTTTTACAAATACCGACTCCTCTAATGAGCTAGAAGGAATTTTACTAAAAATCCATACTAAAGCTCTCAATGTTTACCAACAGACGGAAAAGGGGGTTAGTGCCTCCTGGGCTAAGAAAAATTTTAACGCCCTCAAAAAAATGTCCACTGACCAAATACGCGCTAAATATTTTCAAGTTCTTGCTGGTAATGGTTACGGAAAATTAGAAGGGGTTGGAAAATCAATGAAATATATTCCCTTTGAACAACGATTTTGTTTTTCTGACACTCATAATCTAGAAGTTGATGATAGTTGCAAAAGTTCTGGTAATTCGATGGAGGTATCAATTGCCGAAATGCCTATCCAGACTTGCTTTAAAGAAAAAGTTGCTAAAATTGATGACTCAACGTACTCGAAAATTATAGACAACATACTAGATAATCAAAGTGCTTGTGTTAGTGCTTCTACTACTACTACATTCCCTATCTCAGAATTGACTCCAAATAATCATCAACTTATCAACCAATCACAGTCAAAACTAGATGCTAAGTCGCTTACAGAGGTTGAGCCACCTCCTCAATCTGAAAATCAACCACCAAAAACGAATACAGACATCGAGTGGTTAATAAAATTGTTAGAAGATTTGGAACAAGCTTATTCTCTTCATACTGGCGATGAGTGGCTTGCTTTATTAAGCGAAGCAGAAGAAAAAATTAATGGTATCGATGGATTTGATCAACAGTACCCGAATTATTGGACTCGAATCTGGGCTGCTTTTCCTGATACAGAAGAGGAAACAGAATCGACCCCGACACTCGATGAACTAAAATCCTTGCTATTAGCTTGTCAAACTTGGGTCCAACTCAAACAACTACAGAAACAACACCCAGAACTTTGCGTAGCTGCGTACAAAGCATTAACTCCATCTGAACAAACAAAATTAGATGCGATCGCTGCCACTGAGGTCAACCAAGAAGTTTACAAATATGTAGGACCACAGAGAAAAGTCGATGGCGTGGAAATACAACCGGGAACCCTTGTCTACTTAGATCCGCAATCCAATCAGAAAAACCGTGTCCACTTAAGAGTTCGTCTGTTGCAAGGAATTAATCAAGGCTGGCAGAAAGTAGTCGAGATATCAAAAGATGCCCTGCAAGCCGTAGAAAAAGCCGTTAACGATGGGTTAGATGTCATCGAAGGGCAACAGAGTAATCTACTCGACGAGATAAGTTAA
- a CDS encoding DUF2493 domain-containing protein — protein sequence MMLKVVIAASEGFGDYYLLERALDKILKNHVEIELLSIHSKTLNRIIDLYARKREVVTRRFVPNLLNHGENAKNIVIEEIIEYASHAILFVDENQELDTVLTRIRDSGLHWRVIKYKDVLAEKLYNQKA from the coding sequence ATGATGTTAAAAGTTGTTATTGCTGCAAGTGAGGGCTTTGGAGATTATTATTTATTAGAGAGAGCGCTAGATAAAATCCTGAAAAACCATGTCGAAATTGAGTTACTATCCATCCATTCAAAAACCCTGAATCGAATTATCGACCTCTACGCTCGCAAACGAGAAGTAGTTACACGTCGATTCGTGCCTAATTTACTCAATCACGGCGAAAACGCCAAAAATATCGTTATTGAAGAAATCATCGAATACGCTTCTCACGCTATTTTATTCGTAGATGAAAACCAGGAATTAGACACGGTATTGACAAGGATTCGAGACAGTGGCTTACATTGGAGGGTCATTAAATATAAGGATGTACTCGCTGAGAAACTTTATAATCAAAAAGCTTAG
- a CDS encoding TerD family protein: protein MIELSKGIELDFEKAMPELVAAMLGMGWNVNKDDSTDTTEDDFDLDSSVFMLDKSGKLPDKHHVVYYNNLKSPDSEVCIEHMGDNLTGAGEGDDEVILFDLRKVPDYIHKLVITVTIHRAQKRNQNFGMVEDAFLRVVNVSSKEEVLRFDLDEEFTLETSVILTEIYRTDTGWAIKALAEGVDGGLDELVSKYTA, encoded by the coding sequence GTGATCGAATTATCTAAAGGAATCGAACTAGACTTCGAGAAAGCAATGCCTGAACTCGTCGCTGCTATGTTAGGCATGGGTTGGAATGTTAACAAAGACGACAGTACAGATACGACAGAAGACGACTTCGACTTGGACTCATCTGTGTTTATGCTCGACAAGTCTGGGAAGTTACCTGACAAACATCATGTTGTTTATTACAACAATTTGAAATCCCCTGACAGCGAAGTTTGTATCGAACACATGGGTGATAACTTAACCGGTGCAGGAGAAGGAGACGACGAAGTTATCTTGTTCGATCTCAGAAAAGTCCCTGATTATATCCACAAGTTGGTTATCACTGTCACAATTCATCGGGCTCAAAAACGAAATCAGAATTTTGGCATGGTTGAGGATGCTTTTCTAAGGGTAGTCAACGTGAGTTCCAAAGAAGAAGTGTTGCGGTTCGATCTCGATGAGGAATTTACCCTAGAAACTTCTGTGATTTTGACTGAAATTTATCGGACTGACACCGGATGGGCAATCAAGGCACTTGCCGAAGGTGTTGATGGTGGGCTTGACGAGTTGGTCAGTAAGTACACCGCGTAA
- a CDS encoding ATP-binding protein: MQTFQITVDSNVLEKAKHFFNSGLNDILNELLQNARRAKASCIWIRTYIEDGMRFCSIMDDGEGIFKEDVRIALGGSDWDSEIQESENPAGCGLFSLANRGCQIEANGKRVNITSEAFTGKIPVAIEETEFSNGTRIDFVLNAEESESLEETVNKATKYYSLPVYFERTRIKRRDFLEAALFIKEWSGLRIGVVEETYCWHDGEINFHGLTVEQNFSHILLSKAREIYRVKYLTTRIEVIDCPELKLVLPARKEVVQNEFLAQLQVECERTIYEYIRKLYAHRLPYQSWEKAKTLGVDLPEAEPKLYTWVPDCLDNYSGCNGELVDVNDRCLLVDVTDETYDLADYHVFAHAWNRSGNGILLEPDPDYAGYSWYNALTKIVDFSVIVQLRDEKEPLERCMRSTKFQRPDDIRIIYFTLKGNADKEPLANKLSTDIAFISELDDGIWGGIEDVTLLITKDSETNTETLNRLLMNVYFQTSDCTDEFGYDTQREMFSSEINQLINSVLHDEDYANRQKIAELAQKVLAWETPYGKTTQITIKPGGNIDVTFID, from the coding sequence ATGCAAACCTTTCAAATCACAGTCGATAGTAATGTTTTAGAAAAAGCTAAACACTTTTTCAATTCAGGATTGAACGATATTCTTAACGAACTTCTACAGAATGCCCGTAGAGCAAAAGCCTCCTGTATTTGGATTAGAACCTATATCGAAGACGGTATGCGCTTTTGTTCTATCATGGACGATGGAGAAGGCATTTTCAAAGAGGATGTCAGAATAGCTCTAGGTGGAAGTGATTGGGACTCTGAGATCCAAGAATCAGAAAATCCTGCGGGATGCGGACTATTCTCGTTAGCAAACCGAGGATGCCAAATCGAGGCTAATGGAAAAAGAGTAAATATCACGTCAGAAGCCTTTACCGGGAAAATTCCAGTAGCAATCGAAGAGACTGAATTTAGTAACGGAACAAGAATTGATTTTGTGCTTAACGCTGAAGAATCTGAAAGCCTTGAAGAAACAGTCAATAAGGCGACTAAGTATTATTCTTTGCCAGTGTATTTCGAGCGTACCAGGATAAAGCGACGTGATTTCCTCGAAGCCGCTTTGTTCATCAAAGAATGGTCTGGGCTACGGATTGGTGTCGTAGAAGAAACCTATTGTTGGCATGACGGAGAAATAAACTTTCATGGTCTTACCGTAGAGCAAAACTTTTCTCATATTCTTCTCAGTAAAGCCCGTGAAATTTATCGAGTAAAATACCTGACTACACGGATCGAGGTCATTGATTGCCCTGAATTAAAGCTCGTCTTACCTGCGCGGAAAGAAGTCGTGCAAAACGAGTTTCTAGCCCAACTTCAAGTGGAGTGTGAGCGCACGATTTACGAGTACATCCGCAAGTTATATGCACACCGACTCCCGTATCAGTCATGGGAAAAGGCAAAGACTCTAGGCGTTGACCTGCCTGAAGCAGAACCTAAGTTATACACCTGGGTTCCTGATTGCTTGGATAATTACAGTGGTTGTAATGGAGAGTTAGTCGATGTCAATGACCGATGCTTATTGGTCGATGTGACTGACGAAACCTATGACCTTGCTGATTACCACGTATTTGCCCATGCTTGGAACCGATCAGGGAACGGGATTCTCCTAGAGCCTGATCCCGATTATGCAGGGTATTCTTGGTATAATGCCTTGACCAAAATCGTGGACTTCTCGGTAATTGTCCAATTAAGGGACGAGAAAGAGCCCTTAGAACGGTGCATGAGAAGTACCAAGTTTCAGCGCCCAGACGATATCAGAATCATCTATTTCACTCTGAAGGGAAACGCTGATAAAGAACCATTAGCCAATAAACTATCCACTGACATTGCTTTCATTTCGGAACTCGATGACGGAATTTGGGGTGGAATCGAGGATGTGACCTTACTCATCACCAAGGATAGTGAAACCAACACCGAAACTCTCAATCGTCTTCTAATGAATGTTTACTTCCAAACAAGTGATTGTACTGATGAGTTTGGCTATGATACCCAACGAGAAATGTTCAGTAGCGAAATTAACCAACTGATCAACTCTGTTCTTCATGATGAAGACTACGCGAACCGCCAGAAGATAGCTGAATTAGCACAGAAGGTTCTAGCGTGGGAAACACCATACGGCAAAACAACTCAAATCACGATTAAGCCGGGTGGCAATATCGACGTAACATTCATCGACTAG
- the dnaX gene encoding DNA polymerase III subunit gamma/tau: MPNVKTKQAFQPWHLKYRPQSINDLTGQDSVQKVLTRLITEDSVPQALLLSGPKGTGKTSTARIIAMSLNCEKGVTTTPCGECKNCKAIQNGNSLDVVELDAASHNGVDDIRKLVADAGYAPFSARTRVFIIDEAHQLSNSAQNAFLKTLEEPNNHTKFLLATTEPHKMLETVRSRCLPLRFRPISQSEVAQRLEDIAKKEGVSIDDSCLEAIARSSKGGMRDSIQLLFEVFCHKEGDEPVKVDKVYEVTKELNPTQVEFLLSAVAQGDSYNLVRCCNAIEESALDINKVFDALLTAWTDVMAVVLGANPKQIAKTSILGTENLETLSQKLDLTMLTVGLEKLDQAERRIATSSNSSRWLLATLLSLVNGGE, from the coding sequence ATGCCCAACGTAAAAACAAAACAAGCTTTTCAACCGTGGCACTTAAAATATCGCCCTCAATCAATCAATGATTTGACGGGGCAAGACTCAGTACAAAAGGTATTGACCCGATTGATCACGGAAGATTCCGTACCTCAAGCCTTGTTGTTATCTGGGCCTAAAGGCACAGGAAAAACTAGCACTGCTCGGATTATTGCCATGAGTTTGAACTGTGAGAAAGGCGTGACCACAACGCCCTGTGGCGAGTGCAAGAACTGCAAAGCCATACAAAACGGTAACAGCTTAGACGTTGTAGAGCTTGATGCCGCTTCGCATAATGGCGTTGATGATATCAGAAAGTTAGTTGCTGATGCGGGCTATGCTCCGTTCTCTGCGCGTACCCGTGTGTTTATCATTGATGAAGCCCATCAACTTAGTAATTCTGCACAAAATGCTTTTCTTAAGACCCTTGAAGAACCCAACAACCATACCAAGTTCTTACTAGCAACCACCGAACCTCACAAAATGCTAGAAACAGTGAGGAGTCGCTGTTTACCCCTTCGCTTCCGACCCATTTCCCAATCAGAAGTGGCGCAGCGACTAGAGGACATTGCTAAGAAAGAGGGAGTCTCCATTGATGATAGTTGCCTAGAAGCGATCGCCCGAAGTTCTAAAGGGGGGATGCGCGATTCGATTCAACTTCTCTTTGAGGTGTTTTGCCACAAAGAAGGAGACGAACCAGTCAAAGTCGATAAAGTCTATGAAGTGACGAAGGAGCTTAATCCCACGCAAGTTGAATTCTTGCTATCGGCGGTAGCTCAAGGAGATAGCTACAATTTAGTTCGGTGTTGCAACGCGATTGAAGAGTCAGCCCTCGATATCAACAAAGTCTTTGATGCGTTGTTGACTGCATGGACGGACGTTATGGCAGTTGTCCTAGGAGCCAACCCGAAGCAAATCGCCAAAACCTCAATTTTAGGTACAGAGAACTTAGAGACACTCAGTCAGAAACTCGACTTAACCATGCTGACAGTGGGGCTAGAAAAGTTAGACCAAGCTGAAAGACGCATTGCGACCTCTTCTAACAGTAGTCGCTGGCTGTTAGCTACTTTATTGTCCTTAGTCAATGGAGGTGAGTGA
- the holA gene encoding DNA polymerase III subunit delta yields the protein MLYVIAGDDTFRKSEKIAAIIKEGDYERFNVVSLEDAIRDALSPGLFSKKAMVFEGKEIPYKDSKPLEPVVNSENAVILDITSVDGRTKLGKWLNKQKCVERINALNQFQEDKIKAELAMRSLKLGLDLSIHAKQYLLEAVGPDIGRMQRELELIKAYFGDGQVLATELPTLVPDYAQTSYQLATALTEFPKTVYERTQSLIDLGIHPLQILATLINRIEKLMLTAIGIESGLAREQIAEELLHLPNNGRVFYLIKDVEYLSAKQLQQAFVELCGLTHRLKRGTQTERLPLELALIASKLA from the coding sequence ATGCTTTATGTCATCGCAGGAGACGACACCTTCCGAAAGTCAGAAAAGATCGCAGCAATCATCAAAGAAGGGGACTACGAAAGGTTTAATGTAGTTTCCCTCGAAGATGCGATTAGGGATGCACTGAGTCCAGGTCTGTTCTCAAAGAAAGCAATGGTATTTGAGGGCAAAGAGATTCCTTACAAGGATTCTAAGCCTTTAGAACCTGTTGTGAATAGTGAAAATGCCGTGATTCTCGATATTACTTCTGTAGATGGTCGTACCAAGTTAGGTAAATGGCTAAACAAACAAAAGTGTGTTGAAAGAATCAACGCGCTAAACCAATTCCAAGAAGATAAAATCAAAGCCGAACTAGCGATGCGATCGCTTAAATTGGGACTTGACCTAAGTATCCATGCTAAACAGTATTTATTAGAAGCGGTTGGGCCAGACATTGGAAGAATGCAAAGAGAACTAGAGCTAATCAAAGCCTATTTCGGAGATGGTCAGGTTCTTGCCACAGAGTTACCGACGTTAGTACCGGATTATGCACAAACTAGCTACCAACTAGCAACAGCACTGACCGAATTCCCAAAGACAGTCTATGAACGGACTCAAAGTTTAATTGACCTTGGGATTCATCCATTGCAAATCTTGGCAACTCTTATCAATCGCATAGAAAAGCTTATGCTCACCGCCATTGGTATAGAGTCAGGGTTAGCAAGAGAACAGATAGCAGAGGAATTGCTGCACCTGCCCAATAATGGACGAGTATTCTACCTCATTAAAGACGTGGAATATCTCTCAGCAAAGCAACTACAGCAAGCTTTTGTTGAATTGTGCGGGCTTACTCATCGACTGAAACGAGGCACTCAGACTGAGAGACTGCCTCTTGAATTGGCGCTGATTGCCTCAAAGTTAGCATAA
- a CDS encoding tetratricopeptide repeat protein, whose product MSNQNKAWDLYLKGNKLAEEQKIEEAIAVYKESIDLYPHHEEVYNNLGVLYHDLGKHEDATAFFEQGIAIAMRNTKAPSPQFNPRELATILVALRLFQRTPSVKKQLLEYFEETEPLTASEIDELCERLNCSCSSTDLASKTLNISERLTAIGEIEVLMAESYRIRTLTRIWATFPEITSVEFAEIEEGTEVAPGTIALTDIQFISEDSATEIIKRNNLELVSDQYRIEGDSLQFWQYLLLSTSPTEKLIGKHDRPDELPNLIDVIEQVSDLGKRLAID is encoded by the coding sequence ATGAGCAATCAAAATAAAGCATGGGATTTATATCTTAAGGGAAACAAGCTCGCAGAAGAACAGAAGATCGAAGAAGCGATCGCAGTCTATAAAGAATCAATTGATCTCTATCCCCACCATGAAGAAGTTTATAATAACTTAGGGGTTCTTTACCATGACTTAGGCAAACACGAAGATGCAACCGCGTTTTTTGAGCAAGGAATTGCGATCGCCATGAGAAATACCAAGGCTCCCAGTCCTCAGTTTAATCCCAGAGAATTAGCCACGATATTAGTGGCACTCCGATTGTTCCAGAGAACGCCAAGTGTAAAGAAGCAACTATTAGAATATTTCGAGGAAACCGAACCCTTAACTGCGTCTGAGATAGATGAGTTATGTGAACGACTCAACTGTTCATGCTCAAGCACAGACCTCGCATCCAAAACACTAAATATTAGTGAAAGGCTGACAGCGATCGGGGAAATCGAAGTTTTAATGGCTGAGAGTTACAGAATAAGGACATTGACTCGAATTTGGGCTACTTTTCCTGAAATTACCTCAGTCGAATTTGCCGAGATTGAAGAAGGTACTGAGGTGGCACCAGGAACGATTGCTTTGACCGATATTCAGTTTATAAGCGAAGATTCTGCTACAGAGATTATCAAACGAAATAATCTTGAATTAGTCTCAGATCAATATCGTATAGAAGGGGATTCACTACAATTCTGGCAATATCTCCTTTTATCAACATCGCCGACAGAAAAACTTATCGGTAAGCATGACCGTCCCGACGAGCTACCGAATCTTATCGATGTTATCGAACAAGTTTCCGATCTGGGGAAACGCTTAGCAATCGACTAG
- a CDS encoding BrnT family toxin gives MKFEWDENKAQSNLEKHKISFELAKELFKEPTVLSFQDNRFEYGEIREVAIGELYGVCLYVVFTLRGNIIRIISARKASVKERKAYYEYFKRTANRNSEENEGRGN, from the coding sequence ATGAAGTTTGAGTGGGATGAAAACAAAGCACAGTCCAACTTAGAGAAACATAAAATTTCCTTTGAGTTAGCAAAAGAACTTTTCAAGGAACCGACTGTATTGAGCTTCCAAGATAATCGCTTTGAATATGGGGAAATAAGAGAAGTAGCTATAGGAGAGTTATATGGAGTCTGTCTCTATGTTGTGTTTACCCTCAGAGGAAACATCATCCGAATAATTTCAGCTAGAAAAGCTAGTGTAAAAGAAAGGAAAGCCTATTATGAGTATTTCAAGAGAACAGCAAATCGAAATTCTGAAGAAAATGAGGGACGAGGAAATTGA
- a CDS encoding BrnA antitoxin family protein, producing the protein MSISREQQIEILKKMRDEEIDFSDAPEATDEQLARLEAFVPPKKKTITIKLDEDIIDWFKDEQPQGGYQTFINAVLRDYVRRKVEERQIE; encoded by the coding sequence ATGAGTATTTCAAGAGAACAGCAAATCGAAATTCTGAAGAAAATGAGGGACGAGGAAATTGATTTCTCTGATGCTCCAGAAGCAACAGATGAGCAGTTGGCTCGTCTGGAGGCATTTGTGCCACCTAAGAAAAAAACAATAACCATTAAATTGGACGAAGATATAATAGATTGGTTCAAGGATGAGCAGCCACAGGGAGGATATCAAACCTTCATCAATGCTGTTCTCAGAGATTATGTACGGCGCAAAGTCGAAGAAAGACAAATAGAGTAA
- a CDS encoding ribonuclease HI family protein: MKSDEAGVRLYFDGGTFPLNPGHGGCGAVIIQENDEQSFSKYLGENITNNQAEYGGLILGLEKALEMNISSLEVKGDSELVICQVIGSYRCRNSGLRPLHRQAISLAKQFEHIHFDWIPREINKKADAAATEAIQSVLPQSKAIIPDNLPLCKAREGLKKRINRLNQQGDGAKFKEWIQLKSGRDQFSSLRGARLHEAVPDSVIDAISQALIEDEQDLLDKSLRWYLRGLKPALALKKARVDAEISANITRKKSAL, translated from the coding sequence ATGAAAAGCGATGAAGCTGGTGTTAGATTATATTTTGATGGGGGAACCTTTCCCTTAAACCCTGGTCACGGGGGTTGTGGTGCGGTAATTATCCAAGAGAATGATGAACAGTCTTTTTCAAAATATTTAGGCGAAAATATAACTAACAACCAAGCTGAATACGGAGGTCTTATTCTAGGTTTAGAAAAAGCCTTAGAAATGAATATTTCTAGCCTTGAGGTAAAGGGAGATTCTGAATTAGTCATTTGCCAAGTTATCGGCAGTTACCGATGTCGAAACAGTGGGTTGAGGCCCTTACACCGCCAAGCTATTTCTCTGGCAAAGCAATTTGAACATATTCATTTTGATTGGATTCCTAGGGAAATTAACAAAAAGGCTGACGCAGCAGCTACCGAGGCAATACAATCGGTTCTCCCTCAATCTAAGGCCATAATTCCTGACAATCTCCCACTCTGTAAAGCAAGAGAAGGGTTAAAAAAGCGGATAAACCGTCTTAATCAGCAGGGGGATGGTGCGAAATTCAAAGAATGGATACAGCTAAAATCGGGTCGTGATCAGTTCTCTTCATTGCGTGGCGCTCGTCTTCATGAAGCTGTACCAGATAGCGTCATCGACGCAATTTCTCAGGCTTTGATAGAAGATGAACAAGATTTACTCGACAAATCTTTACGCTGGTACTTGCGGGGGTTAAAACCTGCCTTAGCTCTGAAAAAGGCAAGGGTCGATGCAGAAATTTCTGCTAATATTACTAGAAAAAAAAGTGCTTTGTAA